AAAATGATATAGCAGTGAATACTTTTATTCAGCTGATTAGGGATATAACAAAAAAATATATCATTAACGACCCCAACATTTTAGTTTTTTTGACGAAATCGGTTTCCAATAATCCAACATTTTTTCAAAAAATTAGAGAAGAAAAAATTGAGGAAATTGAGAGGGATGCAAAATATGGTAAAGGGATGCTTCAACTTTTTGCACTAAAAAACGGCATTCCTGTTGTTTTAGACAAAATCCATGATAACAGTAAAAGTAATTATGATTTCAAAAAAGACCTTTTTCTGTATTTGTTTGCTTCTTCTGGTGGAGTTTACTTTGCAAAAGACTCATATTTGCAAGACCATCCTGTTTTAAATGCATTGGCAGTGGAAATCTTAATGATACATTATTATGACTACGATTTGAACAAATTTATTAAAAAACTAAAAAATCAATAACCCCCGCCCAGGGCCACCCCCCTGGGTGGCTTCGTAGAATCGATTTAGAGACGATTTTTTGCCTTGACCCATAGTTAGTTAGGTATACCCCTGCAAACGGAAGCAAACCACCCAACCACCGACCGCTCGCTAAAGCAGTGCCAATATGTTAGTTTCATACCAGACAACCGATTGATTTAGCCTCGATGGTGCTCTCCGCTCGCTTGCCGAGATACCTTGAACTCTCACCATCGGTGGCTCTCACTACCCTAAAACACTATTTTTAGGTAGTTATCCCTCTAAAAACACCTCTTTTGACCCTTTTTTTGAGACCTTAAAGAGAACATACATACCTAAAAATGTATTCTGAGAAAGTGCATTAAATATATATAGAGTGCATGGCACTTTAAAAAACTTTTCAGGAGGTGGTTTATGTCTTTGATTGTCTTTAAACCCAACCTAACCCCTGCAAGACCTATCTTTTACCTTTCAGAAGAGGAACTGAATCGCTTTACACAGGCATGGCTTAACTACTATGACTCAAAGCAAAAGAAAGCCCGAAGAAAAGCCCGAGGACAGTATTTCCTGACCTTCTTAGCTTTGAGATTCACAGGAGCAAGGCATGGAGAGGTTTTGCTATTAAGGGATGACAGAGACATAGACTTCAGAAACTCTGAAATCACTATACCGACTTTAAAACAAAAACGACCCACAGCCAGAGTTGTTCCAGTTCCACCCCAGCTTGTGGCAGAGATAGCCCGCTACCTTGCTGAGTATCCAGACATGAAAGGGAAAGTCTTCAGGCTTGACCGATTCAACTTCAGAAAGAAATTTGCCGAAATAGCCACCCAGACAGGCTTAGATAGAAAAAAAGCCCACCCTCATATACTCAGACACACAAGAGCTATGGAACTCCTTAAAGCAGGAATACCTATCACTATGGTCCAAAGCCTCTTAGGCCATGCAAGCCTGAATTCCACCGCCATGTATCTCAGATTCAGTAATCTTGAGGCAAGACAGCTACTGAGGGAGAAAGGATTGATATAAAAAACACAACAAAGGAGGAGGTAAGCTATGAAAGAAATATTGATTCATCCATTTTGTTATCTCTTACCATGGATGACTGATGA
The Thermodesulfovibrio yellowstonii DSM 11347 DNA segment above includes these coding regions:
- a CDS encoding tyrosine-type recombinase/integrase encodes the protein MSLIVFKPNLTPARPIFYLSEEELNRFTQAWLNYYDSKQKKARRKARGQYFLTFLALRFTGARHGEVLLLRDDRDIDFRNSEITIPTLKQKRPTARVVPVPPQLVAEIARYLAEYPDMKGKVFRLDRFNFRKKFAEIATQTGLDRKKAHPHILRHTRAMELLKAGIPITMVQSLLGHASLNSTAMYLRFSNLEARQLLREKGLI